In one Bryobacteraceae bacterium genomic region, the following are encoded:
- a CDS encoding glycoside hydrolase family 88 protein has translation MLNKLILLLLTASAMASGATRIVAGLTPDQTGVEMWLSAGALEPGAAKRRVLIVGGLNGSTSSAESVRSQLDWFEKSPHRRNTALAAIPLANPKSAPLLFPPTGDAYAANTESHVLWRTIAAFAPDAVLIAGSDPAGLAAALASKPSPFGAVAASSATLREWFDAAPGVSEAHRRLRERLAAKPLDVARQLARAYGHELPQVVYIPAVALLARLRLGALADVEGIAAPFVDGSRDSLEKATSSHLSGHLLFTELYRSTKNPKYLERVRAAADMGFTASGAMKESMPLHNEMSDSVFMGGPILAAAGALTGETKYFDMCVRHIRFMQKLGLRADGLYRHSPLDETAWGRGNAFPALGLALVLSDFPKNHPARAELLAAFRAHIAALVERQEPDGAWRQIIDLPGSYRELSATAMIAFAMKRGIQRRWLEKAKYRRIVDRAWEAVKARTAADGVLLDVCTSTGKQKSRKDYLDRVAIFDRDPRGGAMVMLLATEMAGLGK, from the coding sequence ATGCTGAACAAGCTGATTTTGCTGCTGTTGACTGCCTCGGCGATGGCTTCGGGAGCCACCCGGATCGTCGCCGGGCTCACGCCGGATCAAACAGGCGTGGAGATGTGGCTCAGCGCCGGCGCTCTCGAGCCCGGAGCCGCGAAGCGCCGCGTCCTCATCGTGGGAGGCCTCAATGGCTCCACCTCCTCGGCCGAGTCCGTCCGTTCGCAGCTCGATTGGTTCGAGAAATCGCCCCACCGGCGCAATACCGCCCTCGCCGCCATCCCGCTCGCCAACCCCAAATCCGCTCCGCTTCTGTTCCCTCCAACCGGCGACGCCTACGCCGCCAACACCGAATCTCACGTGTTGTGGCGGACCATCGCCGCCTTCGCGCCTGACGCCGTCCTCATTGCCGGCTCGGACCCGGCCGGGCTCGCCGCCGCCCTCGCCTCCAAGCCCTCCCCGTTCGGCGCCGTCGCCGCCTCCTCGGCGACGCTCCGCGAATGGTTTGACGCGGCGCCCGGTGTATCCGAGGCCCACCGCCGGCTTCGTGAGCGCCTCGCGGCCAAACCACTTGACGTCGCCCGCCAACTCGCACGGGCCTATGGACACGAACTCCCGCAAGTGGTTTACATTCCCGCCGTCGCCCTCCTCGCCCGCCTCCGCCTGGGCGCGCTCGCCGACGTCGAAGGGATCGCCGCGCCCTTCGTCGACGGTTCCCGGGACAGCCTCGAAAAGGCCACGTCGAGCCACCTTTCCGGGCACCTCCTGTTCACGGAACTGTATCGAAGCACGAAGAATCCGAAATACCTCGAACGGGTGCGCGCCGCCGCGGACATGGGTTTCACCGCATCGGGCGCAATGAAGGAGTCCATGCCGCTGCACAACGAAATGAGCGACTCCGTGTTCATGGGCGGACCCATCCTTGCCGCCGCCGGCGCGCTCACCGGCGAAACGAAGTACTTCGACATGTGCGTCCGCCACATCCGATTCATGCAGAAGCTCGGACTCCGGGCCGACGGACTCTACCGTCACTCCCCGCTCGATGAGACGGCGTGGGGACGGGGCAACGCCTTCCCCGCCCTCGGCCTGGCGCTCGTCCTCAGCGACTTTCCAAAGAACCATCCCGCCCGCGCCGAACTTCTCGCCGCCTTCCGCGCCCACATCGCGGCGCTCGTCGAGCGCCAGGAACCGGACGGCGCGTGGCGGCAGATTATCGACCTGCCGGGCTCCTACCGCGAACTCTCGGCGACGGCGATGATCGCCTTCGCGATGAAGCGCGGCATTCAGCGCAGATGGCTTGAGAAGGCGAAGTACCGGAGAATCGTGGATCGCGCCTGGGAGGCGGTGAAGGCAAGGACCGCGGCGGACGGAGTACTGCTCGATGTATGCACGAGCACGGGGAAGCAGAAATCGAGGAAGGATTACCTGGACCGCGTCGCTATTTTCGACAGGGACCCAAGGGGAGGGGCGATGGTGATGCTATTGGCAACGGAAATGGCGGGGCTGGGAAAGTGA
- a CDS encoding DUF362 domain-containing protein yields MRNRVDRRGALLTMAGAAGLASCGGSGETARWRGGKRTVAVLRAPSYEADLTDILWRGAQLCGLEARGKRVLLKPNFVEFDAGTCINTNMAVVAAAYELFRKLGAAEVWIGEGPGHRRDTLYLAEEAGYFRAVKDFESRFVDLNRDEVAAVPGFLDDHEEMYFSKTLLAADLIVSLPKMKTHHWAGATLSMKNFFGLVPGAVYGWPKNPLHYQGIDASIVGLSRKFRNTFAIVDGIVGMEGNGPIQGRAKPCGVVVMGGNLPAVDATCSRVMGLDPEKIRYLAMAADIGPISEIEIEQRGESPKSVMTPFAVTSNFESLRMGRES; encoded by the coding sequence ATGCGTAACCGAGTGGACCGGCGCGGGGCGCTGCTGACAATGGCGGGAGCGGCGGGGCTCGCCTCCTGCGGCGGCAGCGGCGAGACCGCGCGCTGGAGGGGCGGCAAGCGCACCGTGGCGGTGCTGAGAGCGCCCTCCTACGAGGCGGACCTCACCGATATCCTTTGGCGCGGAGCGCAACTGTGCGGGCTCGAGGCGCGCGGCAAGCGGGTGCTGCTGAAGCCGAACTTCGTGGAGTTCGATGCGGGGACGTGCATCAACACGAACATGGCGGTGGTGGCGGCGGCCTACGAGCTCTTCCGGAAGCTGGGAGCGGCCGAGGTGTGGATCGGCGAGGGGCCGGGCCATCGCCGCGACACGCTGTACCTGGCCGAGGAGGCCGGGTATTTTCGCGCGGTGAAGGATTTCGAGAGCCGGTTCGTGGATTTGAATCGAGACGAAGTGGCGGCCGTGCCCGGCTTCCTCGACGACCACGAGGAAATGTATTTCTCGAAGACCCTGCTGGCGGCGGACCTGATCGTCTCGCTGCCGAAAATGAAGACCCACCACTGGGCGGGCGCGACGCTCTCCATGAAGAACTTCTTCGGGCTGGTTCCCGGAGCGGTGTACGGCTGGCCGAAGAATCCGCTTCACTACCAGGGAATCGATGCATCCATCGTCGGGCTGAGCAGGAAGTTCCGAAATACGTTCGCCATCGTCGACGGGATCGTCGGGATGGAAGGCAACGGCCCGATCCAAGGCCGGGCGAAGCCGTGCGGGGTGGTGGTGATGGGAGGGAACCTGCCGGCGGTGGACGCCACCTGCTCGCGAGTGATGGGGCTCGACCCGGAAAAAATCCGATATTTGGCGATGGCCGCGGACATTGGACCGATAAGCGAAATTGAGATTGAACAGCGCGGCGAAAGCCCCAAATCCGTGATGACACCGTTTGCGGTCACCAGCAACTTCGAGAGCCTAAGGATGGGCCGGGAGTCCTAG
- a CDS encoding DUF2911 domain-containing protein yields MRTPYRESEDALRVMVKPRAIPFREWLSYEFTRRLPDEATLEFQWEELAVPVQLQATGKSEEAFRIFRMNCKRFGEVWPTHIGMMGAESGAGNYPAALEHARKALAQAPDPMNRKNLESAVALLEAGKPVK; encoded by the coding sequence ATGAGAACACCGTACCGGGAGTCGGAAGACGCGTTGCGCGTGATGGTGAAACCGCGCGCGATTCCGTTCCGGGAATGGCTCAGCTATGAGTTCACGCGGCGCCTCCCGGACGAGGCCACGTTGGAATTTCAGTGGGAGGAACTGGCAGTGCCCGTGCAGTTGCAGGCCACGGGCAAGAGCGAGGAGGCGTTCCGGATCTTCCGCATGAACTGCAAACGGTTCGGCGAGGTGTGGCCCACGCATATCGGAATGATGGGCGCCGAGTCCGGCGCGGGCAACTATCCGGCTGCCCTTGAACACGCCCGCAAGGCGCTTGCTCAGGCGCCGGACCCGATGAACAGAAAGAACCTCGAGTCCGCGGTTGCGCTGCTCGAAGCGGGCAAGCCGGTGAAGTAG
- a CDS encoding DUF4159 domain-containing protein, producing the protein MGRPGKILVAILILAVGGSLLAQRRSLRDLIDEEDNPAPWPADGGEKTEFVFARLRYQMRRNGYFGRGGGAWSTDYPKADRQFVQGVRRLTRLHVRSVEQVVSLDDDEIFNYPWVYATEVGRWDFTPEQAAKMREYLLKGGFVMTDDFHGTFEWSVFADGLRKVFPDRSIVDIENKDALFHVLYDLDERFQVPGIQMFYTGQIWENDGYEGRWRGIYDDQGRVMIAICHNMDLGDAWEWADLPQYPERYASLAYRVGVNYIIYAMTH; encoded by the coding sequence ATGGGCCGTCCGGGGAAGATCCTGGTAGCAATCCTCATATTGGCGGTGGGTGGCAGTCTGCTGGCCCAGCGCCGGTCTCTGCGCGACCTCATCGACGAGGAGGACAACCCCGCGCCTTGGCCCGCCGATGGCGGCGAGAAAACCGAGTTCGTCTTCGCCCGGCTGCGGTACCAGATGCGGCGGAACGGCTATTTCGGCCGCGGCGGCGGCGCCTGGTCCACTGACTACCCGAAAGCGGATCGCCAGTTTGTGCAGGGCGTGCGGCGTTTGACCCGCCTGCATGTCCGAAGCGTCGAGCAGGTGGTCTCGCTCGACGACGACGAGATCTTCAATTACCCGTGGGTCTATGCGACCGAGGTGGGCCGCTGGGACTTCACGCCCGAGCAGGCGGCGAAAATGCGGGAGTACCTGCTGAAAGGCGGGTTCGTGATGACCGACGACTTCCACGGAACGTTCGAGTGGAGCGTGTTCGCGGACGGATTGCGGAAAGTGTTTCCGGACCGTTCCATCGTCGACATCGAAAACAAAGACGCCCTGTTCCACGTGCTCTACGACCTCGACGAGCGTTTCCAGGTGCCGGGAATCCAGATGTTCTACACGGGGCAGATCTGGGAAAACGACGGCTACGAGGGGCGGTGGCGCGGAATTTACGATGATCAGGGCCGGGTTATGATCGCCATCTGCCACAATATGGATCTCGGCGACGCGTGGGAGTGGGCGGACTTGCCGCAATATCCCGAGCGGTACGCCTCCCTGGCGTATCGAGTGGGTGTGAACTACATCATTTATGCGATGACACACTGA
- a CDS encoding glutamine amidotransferase, which produces MFEFLFGHPRSVYSKGEIVLLGGWPWWTWLLLTVAGAAALGWFLRQRVREAAPGMRGIRPWVIWALQSTMLAAVLLLLWQPALLVSTLKPQQNVVAVVVDDSQSMLLEDTGDGTRLNQVKAALGNGVLDRLGDRFQLRVYRAGNDAHRIRKLDQLTGEAPATHLGDVLKQVNAEMAGLPLGAVLLLTDGADNSGGVDFDTVSELRARRVPVHTVGFGREQAQRDVEIVDVQVPARVLSDSRANAAVSLAHHGLSGRVVKVTLRDSGKVLAQKQVTLKADGQVQTENILFHSGNPGARTVQVSIDKLDGEENLKNNETTRLVSVENTKPKVLYFDGEPRWEFKFIRRAMDEDKSVRLVTILRTTQNKNYIQGREGNEELADGFPVKVDELFSYQALVLGSVEAGYFTTAQQELIKNFVDRRGGGLLLLAGRAALSEGGWNRSGMSEILPVALPDRKGAFQRDPATPGLTAPGVDSLITRLVEDPAQNMERWKKLPYMADYQDIGTPKPGATTLAEMSAGGRAGLPLLVTHNYGRGRVAVLATSGTWRWQMSQPLEDKTHETFWQQLMRWLVTDTPGRVQASTPRQMLFDESKIRLTADVRDRTYLPAPDARVFATLIGPAGSGGQIELQPDPATPGSYFADYSIEKPGSFVAEILAKRGDEEIGRDVITFERKDGVAESFRTNQNRDLLTRLSTQTGGQYWTPADLKRLPEEISLSEAGVTVRETRDLWNIPAVFLLLLGLRAAEWLLRRHWGVV; this is translated from the coding sequence ATGTTTGAATTCCTCTTTGGGCATCCTCGATCGGTTTACTCCAAGGGGGAGATTGTGCTTCTCGGCGGTTGGCCGTGGTGGACCTGGTTGCTCCTGACCGTGGCGGGCGCGGCGGCGCTCGGGTGGTTCCTCCGGCAGCGGGTTCGGGAAGCGGCGCCGGGCATGCGCGGGATTCGGCCGTGGGTGATCTGGGCGCTGCAGAGCACGATGCTCGCGGCGGTGCTGCTGCTGCTGTGGCAGCCGGCGCTGCTGGTATCGACGCTGAAGCCGCAGCAGAACGTGGTGGCCGTGGTCGTGGACGATTCCCAGAGCATGCTGCTCGAGGACACCGGCGACGGGACGCGGTTGAATCAGGTGAAGGCGGCGCTCGGTAACGGCGTGCTCGACCGTCTGGGCGACCGGTTCCAGCTTCGTGTGTATCGCGCCGGCAACGACGCCCATCGCATCCGGAAGCTCGACCAACTCACCGGGGAGGCGCCGGCGACGCATCTGGGCGACGTCCTGAAACAGGTGAACGCGGAGATGGCCGGGCTGCCGCTGGGAGCGGTGCTGCTGCTCACGGACGGCGCGGACAATTCGGGCGGAGTCGACTTCGATACGGTTTCCGAACTGCGGGCGCGGCGCGTGCCCGTGCATACCGTGGGCTTCGGGCGCGAACAGGCGCAACGCGACGTCGAGATCGTGGACGTGCAGGTTCCGGCTCGCGTGCTATCCGATTCGCGTGCAAACGCGGCCGTTTCGCTGGCGCATCACGGGCTGTCCGGCCGCGTGGTGAAGGTGACCCTGCGCGATTCCGGCAAGGTGCTGGCGCAGAAGCAGGTGACGCTCAAGGCCGACGGCCAGGTGCAGACCGAGAACATTCTCTTCCACTCCGGCAATCCCGGCGCGCGGACGGTCCAGGTGTCCATCGACAAGCTGGACGGCGAGGAGAACCTGAAGAACAACGAGACCACGCGGCTGGTGAGCGTGGAGAACACCAAGCCCAAGGTGCTCTATTTCGACGGTGAGCCGCGCTGGGAGTTCAAATTCATCCGCCGCGCGATGGACGAGGACAAGAGCGTCCGGCTGGTGACCATTCTCCGCACCACCCAAAACAAGAACTACATCCAGGGGCGCGAAGGCAACGAGGAACTGGCCGACGGGTTCCCCGTCAAGGTGGACGAACTGTTCTCCTATCAGGCGCTGGTGCTCGGTTCGGTGGAGGCCGGCTACTTCACTACCGCTCAGCAGGAACTGATCAAGAACTTCGTGGACCGCCGTGGCGGCGGCCTGCTGCTGCTTGCCGGACGCGCCGCGCTGAGCGAAGGCGGATGGAACCGGTCCGGCATGTCGGAGATCCTGCCGGTGGCGCTGCCGGACCGCAAGGGCGCTTTTCAGCGCGACCCGGCGACGCCTGGGCTCACCGCGCCGGGCGTGGACAGCCTGATCACACGGCTGGTGGAAGATCCGGCGCAGAACATGGAGCGCTGGAAGAAGCTTCCGTATATGGCCGACTATCAGGACATCGGGACGCCGAAGCCGGGCGCGACGACGTTGGCGGAGATGTCGGCGGGCGGACGCGCCGGGCTGCCGCTGCTCGTGACGCACAACTACGGCCGCGGCCGCGTGGCCGTGCTCGCGACGTCCGGCACCTGGCGTTGGCAGATGAGCCAGCCGCTCGAGGACAAAACGCACGAAACGTTCTGGCAGCAGTTGATGCGGTGGCTTGTCACCGATACGCCGGGCCGCGTGCAGGCGTCCACGCCGCGGCAGATGCTGTTCGATGAATCGAAGATCCGGCTGACGGCCGATGTGCGGGACCGCACGTATCTTCCGGCGCCGGACGCGCGCGTGTTCGCGACGCTGATCGGGCCGGCTGGTTCCGGCGGACAGATCGAGCTGCAGCCCGATCCCGCCACGCCCGGCTCCTATTTCGCCGACTACTCGATCGAAAAGCCGGGATCGTTCGTGGCCGAAATTCTGGCCAAGCGCGGCGACGAAGAGATCGGACGCGACGTCATCACCTTTGAGAGGAAAGACGGCGTGGCCGAAAGTTTCCGGACGAATCAGAATCGGGATCTGCTTACGCGGCTGAGCACGCAGACCGGCGGACAGTATTGGACTCCGGCCGATTTGAAGCGGCTGCCGGAGGAAATCTCGCTTTCCGAGGCCGGCGTGACCGTGCGCGAGACGCGGGACCTCTGGAACATTCCGGCGGTGTTTCTGTTACTGCTCGGCCTGCGGGCGGCTGAGTGGCTGCTGCGGCGGCATTGGGGGGTGGTGTAG
- a CDS encoding Flp family type IVb pilin — protein sequence MKKVTNLVWKLRIWKDTRGQDLIEYALMAGFVAVAAGAIMPGVAQSISTIFSKISIAMSNAATQGS from the coding sequence ATGAAGAAAGTTACGAATCTGGTTTGGAAGCTGCGGATCTGGAAGGATACCCGTGGTCAGGACCTCATTGAATACGCATTGATGGCCGGCTTTGTGGCCGTCGCCGCCGGTGCGATCATGCCGGGCGTGGCCCAGAGCATCAGCACCATCTTCAGCAAGATTTCGATCGCGATGTCGAACGCCGCCACCCAGGGTTCCTAA
- a CDS encoding dipeptide epimerase, translating into MTRRHCLLAPALFAARPAEAAPQTRFRIQTVRLNLRHTWTTTMSSSDHRQVIYFLLSSGNMSGIGEGAPIVRYGESAEQAQRYAKAIAGVLDSADLMQYRKTIAAVHARLENQWALKSAVDIAIHDWVGQQFGQPIWRLLGLDPLATPVTSFSIGIDTPEITKQKVREAEAYPVLKIKVGLDSDEATIDAVRSVTKKPLRVDANEGWKDKETAVRKINWLEKQGVEFVEQPMPAAMLDEVNWVRKRVHVPIVADEACLHPADIPKLAPYYDGVNIKLDKCGGMLEGLRMIETARSLGLKTMLGCMISSSVAITAAAQLSPLVDWADLDGNLLIGNDPYRGVTVESGKLILPAAAGLGLKPAA; encoded by the coding sequence ATGACTCGCCGCCACTGCCTGCTCGCTCCCGCGCTCTTCGCCGCCCGTCCGGCGGAGGCCGCGCCGCAGACGCGCTTCCGGATCCAGACGGTCCGCCTGAACCTGCGCCACACGTGGACGACGACGATGTCCTCCTCCGATCACCGGCAGGTGATCTACTTTCTGCTCTCGAGCGGCAACATGTCGGGCATCGGCGAGGGCGCGCCAATCGTTCGCTACGGCGAGTCCGCCGAGCAGGCGCAGCGCTACGCCAAGGCCATCGCCGGCGTGCTCGATAGCGCGGACCTGATGCAGTACCGGAAAACGATCGCCGCCGTTCACGCCCGGCTCGAAAACCAATGGGCGCTGAAATCGGCCGTCGACATCGCCATTCACGACTGGGTCGGCCAGCAGTTCGGCCAGCCGATCTGGCGGCTGCTCGGGCTCGACCCGCTGGCGACGCCGGTGACAAGCTTTTCGATCGGCATCGATACGCCCGAGATCACGAAACAGAAGGTGCGCGAGGCGGAGGCGTATCCGGTGCTGAAGATCAAGGTTGGCCTCGACAGCGACGAGGCGACCATCGACGCCGTTCGCTCGGTGACGAAGAAGCCGCTGCGCGTCGACGCCAACGAAGGCTGGAAGGACAAGGAAACCGCGGTCCGCAAGATCAACTGGCTCGAGAAGCAGGGGGTGGAGTTCGTCGAACAGCCGATGCCGGCGGCGATGCTCGACGAGGTGAACTGGGTCCGCAAACGGGTTCACGTGCCGATCGTTGCCGACGAAGCATGCCTCCACCCGGCCGACATCCCGAAGCTCGCGCCCTACTACGACGGCGTCAATATCAAACTCGACAAGTGCGGCGGGATGCTCGAGGGGCTGCGGATGATCGAGACCGCCCGCTCGCTCGGCCTGAAGACGATGCTCGGCTGCATGATCTCGTCGTCGGTGGCGATCACCGCGGCGGCGCAGCTTTCGCCGCTCGTCGACTGGGCGGATCTTGACGGGAACCTGCTGATCGGCAACGACCCCTATCGCGGCGTGACCGTGGAATCGGGCAAACTGATCCTGCCGGCCGCCGCGGGACTCGGGTTGAAGCCGGCGGCCTGA
- a CDS encoding NlpC/P60 family protein, producing the protein MLLLATFWIVSQPVVNLHADPSQDSGVSSQAIYGAQLEETAKKGKWIQVRTADRYAGWVRKDGLRKTKERTKQPARTARVDTIAAHLYREPDVTRRAPVLTVPYEARLAVVAEPDDRWIEVRLVDGKRAYVQRGDISFDDQPLPIEAIDTLSRRFLGLPYTWGGASSFGYDCSGFTQMLCRRRGISIPRDSRPQSQWDGAETVERTNLRPGDLLFFGPEPGRINHTGYYLGSGEFIHATAWRKPRIQVSRLDDPHWRELLRVCRRPKEPTK; encoded by the coding sequence ATGCTCCTGCTCGCCACCTTCTGGATCGTCAGCCAACCCGTGGTGAACCTCCACGCCGATCCATCCCAGGACTCCGGCGTCTCCTCCCAAGCCATCTACGGTGCGCAACTCGAAGAAACGGCGAAAAAAGGGAAATGGATCCAAGTCCGCACCGCCGACCGGTACGCCGGCTGGGTCCGCAAGGACGGCCTGCGGAAAACGAAGGAACGAACCAAACAACCCGCCCGCACCGCGCGTGTCGATACGATCGCCGCCCACCTCTACCGCGAGCCCGATGTCACGCGCCGCGCGCCCGTTCTGACCGTGCCGTACGAAGCCCGGCTGGCCGTGGTCGCCGAGCCAGACGACCGCTGGATCGAAGTCCGGCTCGTCGACGGGAAGCGCGCCTACGTCCAGCGCGGCGACATCTCCTTCGACGACCAGCCGCTGCCGATCGAAGCCATTGACACCCTCAGCCGGCGCTTTCTGGGCCTTCCGTACACCTGGGGCGGGGCTTCCAGCTTCGGTTACGACTGCTCCGGATTCACTCAAATGCTCTGCCGGCGACGCGGCATCTCCATTCCCCGCGACTCCCGCCCGCAATCGCAATGGGACGGCGCGGAAACGGTGGAACGAACCAATCTGCGTCCCGGCGATCTGCTCTTTTTCGGACCCGAGCCCGGCCGTATCAACCACACTGGCTACTACCTGGGCAGCGGCGAATTCATCCACGCCACCGCATGGCGGAAACCCCGCATCCAGGTGAGCCGCCTCGACGACCCGCACTGGCGCGAACTACTCCGCGTCTGCCGCCGTCCCAAGGAGCCAACGAAATGA
- the xerD gene encoding site-specific tyrosine recombinase XerD, with amino-acid sequence MPLPAIEPLVEAFLGFCRVEKGLAANSIAAYRRDLSDFCAFLRKNNISADEAGGSIGKYLDAMYGSGLASRSIARRLTTLRNFYAFLLREGRISADPVGSIPMPRQGRSLPKRLGTEDLERLLAAPPANTPGGLRDRAMLHLLYASGPRVSELCGVEVRDINLEMGIVRVTGKGSKQRLIPVGRQAVAAIREWLESGRGALLKGRQSRYLFVTARGGPLTRQAFWKNLRHYGLTAGIGAPLTPHLLRHTFATHLLEGGADLRSVQTMLGHADIATTQIYTHVMRTRLRKTIDDHHPRA; translated from the coding sequence ATGCCGCTGCCCGCGATCGAGCCTCTCGTGGAGGCGTTTCTCGGCTTTTGTCGAGTCGAAAAGGGTCTGGCCGCAAACTCCATCGCGGCCTATCGCCGGGACCTGTCTGATTTCTGCGCTTTCTTAAGAAAAAACAATATTTCGGCCGACGAAGCGGGTGGATCGATCGGCAAATACCTCGACGCGATGTACGGGTCGGGCCTGGCCAGCCGTTCCATCGCCCGCCGCCTCACCACGCTCCGCAACTTCTACGCATTCCTCCTGCGCGAGGGGCGAATCTCGGCGGACCCGGTCGGGTCAATCCCGATGCCTCGCCAGGGGCGCTCCTTGCCAAAGCGCTTAGGGACCGAAGATCTCGAGCGGCTGCTCGCCGCGCCGCCCGCCAATACGCCCGGCGGACTGCGGGACCGCGCGATGCTCCACCTGCTCTACGCGTCCGGCCCGCGCGTGAGCGAGCTTTGCGGGGTGGAGGTGCGCGACATCAATCTCGAGATGGGCATCGTGCGCGTCACGGGCAAAGGCAGCAAGCAGCGGCTGATTCCCGTGGGGCGCCAGGCGGTGGCGGCCATTCGCGAATGGCTCGAATCGGGCCGCGGGGCCCTTCTGAAGGGCCGGCAAAGCAGGTATCTGTTCGTAACCGCCCGCGGCGGTCCGCTGACGCGGCAGGCCTTTTGGAAAAACCTCCGGCACTACGGACTCACCGCCGGAATCGGAGCGCCGCTCACGCCGCACTTGTTGCGGCACACCTTCGCCACGCACCTGCTCGAAGGCGGAGCGGACCTGCGCAGCGTCCAGACGATGCTCGGACACGCCGACATCGCCACCACACAAATCTACACGCACGTGATGCGAACCAGACTGAGGAAGACAATCGATGACCACCATCCTCGAGCTTGA